One Kitasatospora sp. MAP12-44 DNA segment encodes these proteins:
- a CDS encoding tetratricopeptide repeat protein gives MGVLTGFPGIGKTAVAYTWAHRNQDAFPDGQLFIDFTALRGAGPGADTSEAVAMCLRALGVNEANLPTAFADRVGHYRTLSGGRRMLVVLDDVTRSAQVEALVPQGRGSALLATSNWQRSEFTMLGAALLPLDTLDRQSAVELLVRVCGRSRIDAEPEAAAELADLCGGLPLALLIVGARLVTHRRLTIAGLVTELTDEQSRLSRISVSSGYEERTVSAALELSYRDLPPEVARLFRVLGCLPGRTFDTALASVASGLTTKETQRLLDILESASLLTVTDEGRYRLHDLIRLHALETARTTDPPETERLIVERVTGHYLALTVLADLAVRADRLRITVVAEVIGSPDGGRAACHDPFALAEDPERDAIAWLEAERSNILAVLRAAARFGFDRRVWQLSEVFTVLFLHHRHLADWRESLELGAQAAARDGQAAAEARLRSLLSRPLLDLGRDEQARLQLEAAERLAARAGHLVLQASVQEFFGRYWDRHDPARAVHAYRTSLAINIQADEPRGRAIAEYFLGCAYSAAGSQDAARENLTAARDGFLHLGDGRMAARVLVELGRLKARVGEREAAVAALTDAVDELHEHRGFHYEAQALEDLADLLADPEEARDCLRRALAIYEDGGSPRAAELRSRLSD, from the coding sequence ATGGGTGTCCTCACCGGGTTCCCGGGGATTGGCAAGACCGCGGTGGCCTACACCTGGGCCCACCGCAACCAGGACGCTTTCCCCGACGGGCAGTTGTTCATCGACTTCACCGCACTCCGCGGCGCCGGCCCCGGGGCGGACACCTCCGAGGCCGTCGCGATGTGCCTGCGGGCGCTGGGCGTGAACGAAGCGAACCTGCCGACCGCGTTTGCGGACCGGGTGGGCCACTACCGGACGCTGTCCGGCGGCCGCCGGATGCTGGTGGTGCTCGATGATGTGACCCGCTCCGCCCAGGTCGAAGCACTCGTACCGCAGGGCCGCGGCAGCGCGCTCCTCGCCACCAGCAACTGGCAGCGGAGCGAATTCACCATGCTCGGCGCTGCGTTGCTGCCCCTGGACACGCTCGACCGGCAGAGCGCCGTCGAGCTGCTGGTCCGAGTGTGCGGCCGGTCGCGGATCGACGCCGAGCCGGAAGCCGCGGCCGAACTGGCCGACCTGTGTGGCGGTTTGCCGCTCGCGCTGCTGATCGTCGGTGCCAGGCTGGTGACCCACCGGCGGCTGACCATCGCCGGTCTCGTCACGGAGCTGACCGATGAGCAGAGCCGGCTGAGCCGTATCTCCGTTTCCTCCGGCTACGAGGAGCGCACCGTGTCAGCAGCACTCGAACTCTCCTACCGGGATCTGCCCCCGGAGGTCGCCCGGCTCTTCCGTGTCCTCGGCTGCTTGCCAGGGCGGACCTTCGACACCGCACTTGCCTCGGTCGCCTCGGGCCTGACGACGAAGGAGACCCAGCGCCTGCTGGATATCCTCGAATCGGCGAGCCTGCTCACCGTCACCGACGAAGGCCGCTACCGCCTGCACGACCTCATTCGGTTGCACGCGCTGGAAACGGCCCGCACTACCGACCCGCCGGAGACAGAGCGGCTGATCGTCGAACGGGTCACTGGGCACTACCTCGCGCTCACCGTCCTTGCGGACCTTGCGGTCCGGGCCGACCGGTTGCGGATCACCGTGGTGGCCGAGGTGATCGGCTCCCCCGACGGCGGCCGAGCGGCCTGCCACGACCCGTTCGCCCTGGCCGAGGATCCGGAACGGGACGCCATCGCCTGGCTGGAAGCCGAGCGATCCAACATCCTCGCGGTGCTCCGTGCTGCCGCCCGGTTCGGCTTCGATCGCCGGGTCTGGCAGCTGTCGGAGGTGTTCACCGTGCTGTTCCTGCACCACCGGCACCTGGCTGACTGGCGGGAATCGCTGGAACTCGGCGCGCAGGCTGCCGCCAGGGACGGGCAGGCCGCCGCCGAGGCCCGGCTCCGCAGTCTGCTGTCCAGGCCGCTGCTCGACCTTGGCCGGGATGAGCAGGCCCGGCTCCAACTGGAGGCGGCCGAACGGCTCGCCGCCAGGGCCGGACACCTCGTTCTGCAGGCATCGGTGCAGGAGTTCTTCGGACGGTACTGGGACCGGCATGACCCGGCCCGGGCGGTCCATGCCTATCGGACCTCACTGGCGATCAACATCCAGGCCGACGAGCCTCGCGGCCGGGCGATCGCGGAGTACTTCCTCGGCTGCGCGTACAGCGCGGCGGGCAGTCAGGACGCGGCTCGGGAGAACCTGACGGCTGCCCGCGACGGGTTCCTTCACCTGGGGGACGGACGGATGGCGGCGCGGGTCCTGGTGGAACTCGGCCGGCTCAAGGCGAGGGTCGGGGAGCGGGAAGCGGCCGTTGCGGCGCTGACCGACGCCGTCGACGAGCTCCACGAGCACCGCGGATTCCACTACGAGGCACAGGCGCTGGAGGACCTGGCCGACCTGCTGGCCGACCCGGAGGAGGCCCGCGACTGCCTGCGGCGGGCGCTGGCCATCTACGAGGACGGCGGTAGTCCCCGTGCGGCGGAGCTCCGGTCCCGGCTCTCGGACTGA
- a CDS encoding translation initiation factor 2: MPGSDFDVDALAALERSGARNIAWEDACRRPHDLILTASPKGPLRVLSGPLVLFPHGAGFNKTLAHEGSWDLPSGLDPRFLLDGGNPWAALHALAHTSQLDRLAEHCAPAATKAAVVGDPTLDRILRSLSLREEYRSSLGTGERRLIVLTSTWGPESLLARRPRLPAALVGGLPRDTYQFALVLHPNEYSRTGAFDLSRQLAPALEAGLVLARPHEEWAALLVASDAVITDHGSTALYAAAINRTVVGAYDGGSELIPGSPMAKMLAAVPLLSEAAALPDALQAATASGTRRFADTVFALRGRSLVRLRHELYRLLRLRPRSVPIEALPLPHPSPAPRRPPAYAVRAEVSGHRVSVQRFPAFTSVTAHHLAVEHPAAGPRHTQSASLLWRRSGPVRHDAPDAAATGRWTAAGWTARVLAEAPGCRTAAAILTPERCLVRHRSAGLLSVHIGVCHADGRVLRVDPAAVLSAVHAWLADATGPTAQATLACTVGPITVEVRVTQPDEADLGYEL; this comes from the coding sequence GTGCCAGGCTCTGACTTCGATGTGGACGCCCTCGCGGCCTTGGAGCGCTCCGGTGCCCGCAACATCGCGTGGGAGGACGCCTGCCGCCGTCCGCACGACCTGATCCTGACCGCAAGTCCGAAGGGACCGCTCCGGGTTCTGTCCGGGCCGCTCGTGCTGTTCCCCCATGGCGCGGGTTTCAACAAAACCCTCGCCCATGAGGGTTCCTGGGACCTCCCGTCGGGCCTCGACCCTCGCTTCCTGCTCGACGGCGGCAATCCCTGGGCTGCCCTCCACGCGCTGGCCCACACCAGCCAGTTGGACCGCCTCGCCGAGCACTGTGCGCCGGCCGCCACCAAGGCAGCCGTGGTGGGGGATCCGACGCTGGACAGGATTCTGCGCTCACTCAGCCTTCGGGAGGAGTACCGATCCTCCCTGGGTACCGGCGAGCGTCGCCTCATCGTGCTCACGTCCACCTGGGGCCCGGAGTCGCTACTGGCCCGCAGACCGCGGCTGCCGGCCGCACTCGTCGGCGGACTCCCCCGTGACACCTACCAGTTCGCCCTCGTCCTTCACCCCAACGAGTACAGCAGAACCGGAGCCTTTGATCTCTCCCGGCAGCTCGCGCCCGCTCTGGAGGCAGGCCTCGTCCTGGCCAGGCCCCATGAGGAGTGGGCCGCGCTCCTGGTCGCCTCCGACGCGGTGATCACCGACCACGGTTCCACCGCGCTCTACGCCGCCGCCATCAACCGAACCGTCGTAGGCGCCTACGACGGCGGGAGCGAGCTGATACCTGGCAGCCCCATGGCGAAGATGCTGGCCGCAGTGCCCTTGCTGAGCGAGGCCGCAGCCCTGCCGGACGCGCTACAAGCCGCTACCGCCTCCGGCACCCGCAGATTCGCCGATACCGTCTTCGCACTACGGGGTAGGTCGCTGGTTCGGCTCCGCCATGAGCTCTACCGACTGCTGCGGTTGCGACCACGGAGCGTTCCGATCGAGGCGCTCCCGCTTCCCCATCCGAGTCCGGCTCCGCGTCGGCCCCCGGCGTACGCGGTACGGGCCGAGGTGTCCGGCCACCGGGTCAGTGTCCAACGCTTTCCCGCGTTCACCTCCGTAACAGCGCATCACTTGGCAGTCGAACATCCTGCGGCAGGCCCGAGGCATACGCAGAGCGCGTCCCTGCTCTGGCGCCGAAGTGGGCCCGTTCGTCACGACGCACCGGACGCCGCTGCGACCGGCAGGTGGACTGCGGCCGGCTGGACAGCCCGAGTCCTGGCCGAAGCTCCCGGGTGCCGGACCGCCGCCGCGATCCTCACGCCCGAGCGGTGCCTGGTCAGGCACCGCTCGGCCGGGCTGCTCAGCGTCCACATCGGGGTCTGCCACGCGGATGGCCGGGTTCTCCGGGTGGACCCGGCCGCTGTGCTCTCGGCAGTTCACGCGTGGCTGGCCGACGCTACCGGTCCGACGGCTCAGGCCACGCTGGCCTGCACGGTCGGCCCGATCACCGTCGAAGTCAGGGTGACGCAACCCGACGAGGCCGATCTCGGCTATGAACTCTGA
- a CDS encoding NB-ARC domain-containing protein, whose protein sequence is MAEETYNSVGGQAQVGAVFQARHIGELHHHVHTPVLPEHPAPFQLPPELPYFEDRRAEQDRILQAAQSHPGHGGPLVVALTGIGGIGKTAMGFNVARRLSDRFPDGVLYVDLDDLRRDGVVEVADAVGELLTGLGVAPDWLERSFAGRSKQYWTRTHRKRLLVVVDNARYGNEALPLLPASAGSLAIVTSQGQLYDLDGVATVEVPMMPLEVDDAVRLLRHIVNDPRLTAEPDAVTELALGCGGLPAALQVAGQWIRKYRRRSLTRLVADLTAELHERGIPMVEAVWDAAYSGLGPEAARTYRLLPQFPAPVITALPVAALLGGGLMQAEDALEELEAAGLLEGRPDGFRIHDLLRGHADRRSRLADADGVQSAQARQRVIRWYRRQAARADLLAAGLRMTFAAVEPPVAGTPDVEFAGKTEALRWMESHRLALYGSVRMAFEFGLYEHAWALCEPLWTHFLDHPHYADVTDAFQAGVAAADRSEHLQAMVRMRCQLARPLWEQEQYEEAAEQLRQALSAAEAMGDSPQERKLKASAVEFRGKLKSVQGEWADAAVDFELSRQEHAAIGNAYGVLLQTYLLGRAAMGTAEPERAVELLREAHRMAREQERERMTARTGFELGRAVRCLGHAAEAAALSQQALAHARERGATTDEVRILKELASLADETGESAEAAEYREAARLLVERLGGSLTTDQSS, encoded by the coding sequence GTGGCTGAGGAGACGTACAACAGTGTTGGCGGGCAGGCCCAGGTGGGGGCGGTGTTTCAGGCCCGGCACATCGGCGAGCTGCATCATCATGTGCATACCCCAGTCCTTCCCGAGCATCCAGCTCCGTTCCAACTCCCACCCGAGCTACCGTACTTCGAGGACCGCAGGGCTGAGCAGGACCGCATCCTGCAGGCTGCGCAGAGCCATCCCGGCCATGGCGGGCCGCTGGTTGTCGCGCTGACCGGGATCGGCGGGATCGGCAAAACCGCCATGGGGTTCAACGTCGCACGCCGACTCAGTGACCGGTTTCCCGACGGGGTGCTGTACGTCGACCTCGACGACCTGCGTCGAGATGGAGTGGTAGAGGTCGCGGACGCGGTCGGGGAGCTTCTGACCGGTCTCGGCGTCGCTCCCGACTGGCTGGAGAGATCCTTCGCGGGCCGCTCGAAGCAGTACTGGACCCGGACCCACCGCAAGCGCCTGCTCGTGGTCGTCGACAATGCCCGCTACGGCAACGAGGCCCTGCCGCTCCTGCCGGCGTCCGCAGGGAGCCTGGCGATCGTGACCAGTCAAGGCCAGCTCTACGACCTCGACGGGGTGGCCACCGTAGAGGTGCCGATGATGCCGCTGGAGGTGGACGACGCGGTGCGGCTGCTGCGGCACATCGTGAACGACCCGCGTCTGACAGCGGAGCCTGACGCCGTGACGGAGTTGGCCCTGGGCTGCGGCGGGCTGCCCGCCGCACTCCAGGTCGCGGGCCAGTGGATTCGCAAGTACCGCCGGCGCAGCCTGACCCGTCTGGTTGCCGACCTCACTGCGGAGCTGCACGAGAGGGGCATTCCCATGGTGGAGGCGGTGTGGGATGCGGCGTACTCCGGACTCGGACCGGAGGCCGCACGGACGTACCGCCTGCTGCCGCAGTTCCCTGCTCCGGTGATCACGGCCCTGCCCGTTGCCGCACTTCTGGGTGGCGGCCTGATGCAGGCCGAGGACGCCCTTGAGGAGTTGGAGGCGGCCGGCTTGCTGGAGGGCAGGCCCGATGGCTTCCGCATACATGACCTGCTGCGCGGACACGCCGACCGCCGCTCCCGCCTGGCCGACGCTGACGGAGTGCAGTCGGCGCAGGCGCGTCAGAGGGTGATTCGCTGGTACCGCAGGCAAGCTGCCAGAGCCGACCTCCTGGCGGCCGGCCTGCGGATGACCTTCGCAGCAGTCGAACCGCCGGTCGCCGGCACGCCCGATGTCGAGTTCGCCGGCAAGACGGAAGCCCTGCGGTGGATGGAGTCCCACCGGCTCGCCCTGTATGGCTCTGTCCGGATGGCCTTCGAGTTCGGACTGTATGAGCACGCGTGGGCTCTCTGCGAACCACTGTGGACGCACTTCCTTGACCATCCGCACTACGCGGATGTCACGGATGCGTTCCAGGCCGGCGTTGCCGCCGCCGACCGATCGGAGCACCTGCAGGCGATGGTCCGGATGCGGTGCCAGCTGGCCCGACCGTTGTGGGAGCAGGAACAGTACGAGGAGGCGGCAGAGCAGCTCCGGCAGGCGTTGAGCGCGGCCGAGGCCATGGGCGACTCGCCGCAGGAGCGCAAGCTCAAGGCCTCGGCGGTGGAGTTCCGCGGAAAGCTGAAGTCCGTCCAAGGCGAATGGGCCGACGCAGCCGTGGACTTCGAGCTTTCCAGGCAGGAGCATGCGGCGATCGGGAACGCCTATGGAGTGCTGCTCCAGACCTACCTTCTCGGCCGGGCCGCCATGGGCACGGCCGAGCCCGAACGGGCGGTCGAACTGCTGAGGGAAGCACATCGAATGGCCCGCGAGCAGGAGCGAGAGCGGATGACCGCACGGACCGGCTTCGAACTAGGCCGTGCCGTGCGGTGCTTGGGACATGCGGCAGAGGCGGCCGCGCTGTCTCAGCAGGCGTTGGCACACGCCCGCGAGCGGGGTGCGACCACAGATGAGGTGCGCATCCTGAAAGAGCTCGCCAGTCTGGCGGACGAGACCGGGGAGAGCGCTGAAGCAGCGGAGTACCGAGAGGCGGCACGACTGCTCGTCGAACGCCTGGGCGGCTCTCTCACCACGGATCAGAGTTCATAG
- a CDS encoding RICIN domain-containing protein, which yields MRASSRRTNTLTQRVVAGSLLSALAVAGLMAAPQRASAYDCSGQDSVGGGNCDSALINSIGAMIGGFRSAALTAQADDAAFTQGMASQLSAVAPGFNVMVFKYDGTDLYSSGPVFHNPYEADMNGVLVDATVKLDHHDSEGGPTGYDDFRIWVFSGDSTFTNNGDGGYVNWAFVGNDSDRTVTNTRPCLRITCVDSQRIIHFPARTIPAASGGDPNTGTPATPRIPADPGTVPGVSVGGNPTPGTPANPGTVPGVGVGGNPTPGTPAHQGGGSGDGGTIAGLLYPKVKTGRGPVATGSASGPSILAGNSGAKNSGWQFTSVGNGRYEITSAVSGLALTENTTTYFADAKPWTGADEQKWQLVSEGGGQYQIRITDQDCLTYDEDAKALGVWTCNNAWNQQWKLQ from the coding sequence ATGCGCGCTTCCTCCCGCCGGACGAACACGCTCACCCAACGCGTCGTCGCCGGCAGCCTCCTGTCGGCCCTGGCGGTGGCCGGCTTGATGGCCGCGCCGCAGCGGGCGTCGGCCTACGACTGCTCAGGACAGGACAGCGTGGGCGGTGGCAACTGCGACTCGGCTCTGATCAACTCGATCGGTGCCATGATCGGAGGGTTCCGCAGCGCGGCCCTCACCGCGCAGGCCGACGACGCCGCGTTCACCCAGGGGATGGCCAGTCAACTGAGCGCTGTGGCACCCGGGTTCAACGTCATGGTGTTCAAGTACGACGGAACCGACCTCTACAGCAGCGGCCCCGTGTTCCACAACCCCTACGAGGCGGACATGAACGGGGTGCTGGTCGACGCCACCGTCAAGCTGGACCACCACGATTCGGAGGGCGGCCCGACCGGTTACGACGACTTCCGCATCTGGGTCTTCTCGGGTGACTCGACCTTCACCAACAACGGTGACGGCGGCTACGTGAACTGGGCGTTCGTCGGCAACGACTCCGACCGGACCGTGACCAACACCAGGCCCTGCCTGCGCATCACCTGTGTCGACAGCCAGCGGATCATCCACTTCCCCGCCCGCACGATACCGGCGGCCAGCGGGGGCGACCCCAACACCGGCACCCCCGCGACCCCCCGCATCCCCGCCGACCCCGGCACGGTCCCGGGCGTCAGTGTGGGCGGCAACCCCACCCCCGGCACCCCCGCCAACCCCGGCACGGTCCCGGGCGTCGGCGTGGGCGGCAACCCCACCCCCGGCACCCCCGCGCACCAGGGTGGCGGCAGCGGTGATGGTGGCACCATCGCAGGTCTGCTCTACCCGAAGGTGAAGACCGGCCGGGGCCCTGTTGCCACCGGGTCCGCCTCGGGTCCCTCGATCCTCGCCGGCAACAGCGGTGCCAAGAACTCCGGTTGGCAGTTCACCTCGGTCGGCAACGGCCGATACGAGATCACCAGCGCCGTGTCCGGCCTCGCGCTGACCGAGAACACCACGACCTACTTCGCCGACGCCAAGCCGTGGACCGGTGCCGACGAGCAGAAGTGGCAGCTCGTCAGCGAGGGCGGCGGCCAGTACCAGATCCGGATCACCGACCAGGACTGCCTGACCTACGACGAGGACGCCAAGGCCCTCGGCGTCTGGACCTGCAACAACGCCTGGAACCAGCAGTGGAAGCTCCAGTAG
- a CDS encoding alpha/beta fold hydrolase — translation MTTFFDTPDLLPAFVAGNFSRVVGAGVDPFEYGRVTAGLESLYDWPAALSRTGCAHLAAGERAEAAGNTLSAAASYRTAAAWLHCATVMPHPDREAFVQAEAAADQAMRRSLALLEPEAVRIEGPGFVGWLRRPAGAARPPIAVIVPGMDSSKEEFHDVADALLGRGLAVASIDGPGQGLLAASSAPEPDYDKVVGAVLDVLARYPELDHDRTAVIGLSMGGFYAAVAAAREPRVRAAAAVSGPSTLDWQQLPAFVIETLTQRCGSEDSAREFARRLDLTPLAGTIAVPLLVVDGGMDRIPGVANGASLAEAAPYGEYLLVPHGDHLLGNARADWLPATADWLAERAQDRRHH, via the coding sequence ATGACCACGTTCTTCGACACCCCCGACCTACTGCCCGCTTTTGTCGCCGGCAACTTCTCCCGGGTGGTCGGCGCCGGGGTAGACCCCTTCGAGTACGGCCGGGTGACCGCCGGCCTTGAGTCGCTGTACGACTGGCCCGCCGCCCTGTCGCGCACCGGCTGTGCCCATCTCGCCGCCGGAGAGCGGGCCGAGGCGGCCGGGAACACCCTGTCGGCGGCAGCCTCCTACCGGACCGCCGCGGCCTGGCTGCACTGTGCGACGGTCATGCCGCACCCCGACCGCGAGGCGTTCGTCCAGGCCGAGGCCGCCGCCGACCAGGCGATGCGCCGCTCGCTCGCGCTGCTGGAACCGGAGGCGGTACGGATCGAGGGCCCGGGCTTCGTCGGCTGGCTCCGCCGCCCTGCCGGGGCTGCCCGCCCGCCGATCGCGGTGATCGTCCCCGGCATGGACTCGAGCAAGGAGGAGTTCCACGACGTGGCCGACGCCCTGCTCGGCCGGGGGTTGGCCGTCGCCTCCATCGACGGCCCGGGACAGGGCCTGCTCGCGGCGAGTTCGGCTCCCGAGCCGGACTACGACAAGGTCGTGGGCGCGGTGCTGGACGTCCTCGCCAGGTACCCCGAGCTGGACCACGACCGGACCGCCGTGATCGGGCTGAGCATGGGCGGCTTCTACGCCGCCGTGGCCGCTGCCCGCGAGCCGCGGGTACGGGCGGCCGCCGCGGTGAGCGGCCCCAGCACGCTGGACTGGCAGCAGCTGCCCGCGTTCGTCATCGAGACGCTCACCCAGCGCTGCGGATCCGAGGACTCCGCACGGGAGTTCGCGCGCCGCCTGGACCTGACACCGCTCGCGGGCACGATTGCGGTACCGCTGCTGGTGGTCGACGGAGGCATGGACCGGATCCCAGGCGTCGCCAACGGCGCGTCGCTGGCCGAGGCGGCCCCGTACGGCGAGTACCTGCTCGTCCCGCACGGCGACCACCTGCTCGGCAATGCCCGTGCGGACTGGCTCCCCGCCACCGCGGACTGGCTCGCTGAGCGAGCACAGGACCGCAGGCACCACTGA